Part of the Photobacterium sp. DA100 genome is shown below.
TGAAGCGTTCACCTCTCAAATCATCACAAAGCCGCCGCCGTTTCCTCCGGGATGCCGCGCGAACGGCTGTGGGTGTGGGAGCGGCAGCGACCGTACTCGGACTACAGAGCAAACAAAGCCAGGCTGACAGCAGCGGTGTGCCGATAAGGCCGCCGGGTGCATTGCCTGAGCCGGAGTTTTTGCAGGCTTGCTTGCGCTGTGGGTTATGCGTTCAGGCGTGTCCTTACGATACCTTGAAGCTGGCAAGCTTGTTGTCGCCAGTGGCCTCGGGGACACCGTATTTTACCGCCCGAGCGATTCCGTGTGAGATGTGTGAAGACATCCCCTGTGTGGCAGCCTGCCCGAGTGGCGCGCTGGATCAAGGCCTGACCGATATCGATGATGCCCGGATGGGCACCGCGGTGTTGATTGACCATGAAACCTGCCTCAACTGGTTGGGTTTGCGCTGTGATGTGTGCCATCGGGTTTGTCCGCTGATTGATGAAGCGATCACCCTAGAACCGATCCGCAACCAACGTACCGGCTACCATGCCAAGTTTATCCCGACGGTGCATTCAGATGTCTGTACCGGCTGCGGTAAATGCGAGCAAGCCTGTGTGCTGGATGAAGCGGCGATCAAGGTTGTGCCGACGGCATTAGCCAAAGGCGAGCTCGGTCACCACTACCGCTTGGGTTGGGAAGAAAAGGCCAAGAAAGGGGAAAGCCTGATCCCTGAGGATCTGACTTTGCCAGCTCACAAGCCGGGTAACAGTGGAGGAGGTCAGTAATGGCTAAGCATTTGGCAAAAGATGCCGGCAAGGCAGCGACCGCCTCGCTAGGCTGGTGGAAAGCCCACCGTTTCTTGCTGCTACGCCGCAGCTGTCAGCTGCTGATCATCGCCTTGTTCATGATCGGCCCGGCACTGGGGGTACTGCGTGGTAATTTGTCGGCAAGCACCTTGTTCGACACGGTGCCACTGACCGACCCGTTGATCTTGCTGCAAACCATTGCTGCAGGCCATTGGCCTGAGCTGGCTGCCCTGCTCGGTGGTGTCATTGTGGTGGGCTTTTATGCCGTGCTGGCTCCTCGGGTGTTTTGCGCCTGGGTATGCCCGCTCAACATGGTGACGGATCTGGCCGCTTGGCTACGCCGAAAACTGGGAATCAAGCTCAGTTACCGCTGGTCATCAAACCTGCGTTACTGGTTGTTGCCGGTGCTGCTACTTGGCAGTGCGGTATCGGGCAGCGTGTTGTGGAGCTGGATTGACCCGGTTGCGGCGCTGCACCGTGGCTTGGTGTTCGGTATGGGTGCGGGTTGGGTGCTGATCTTGCTGGTGTTCTTGCTGGATCTGGTGTTGGTCGAGCATGGCTGGTGCGGTCATTTATGCCCGCTTGGCGCGACTTATGGGGTGATTGGCCGTAAGAGCCTGGTTCGTATCACCGCGACCAACCGCGAAGCCTGCAACAAGTGCATGGATTGCTTCAACGTGTGCCCCGAGCCAGAAGTGCTCAGGCAGCCGCTCAAAGGCGGAGATCGCAAGGTGATGAGCCAAGATTGCATCAGTTGTGGACGCTGTATTGATGTCTGTTCCGAGGAAGTATTGGAATTTAAAATAAGAATTGGAGCCAATAAAGATGAAGGGTAAGTATGTTGTGTCTGCGCTGCTGGCGGCTGTCGTGAGCCTGGCAGCATTTGCAGAGGTTACCTCGTTACGTGGCGCGCAGGAGATAGGGGATACCAATACCGTTGCGCCCATCAAGCCGGTGCCAAAAATGCAAGATAAGCTGGCCTTGGAATATGTCCATCAACCCCCACTGATCCCGCACTCAACGGAAATGGTGCAGATCAACCCGAGTAACAATGGCTGTTTGCAATGCCATGATGTCGACAAGTACCGCAGAACGGGCGCTCCGAGGGTGAGCCCAACGCACTACATGGACAGTAACAACAAGATCCTGAGTGACGTAGCCCCTCGCCGTTACTTCTGTTTGCAGTGCCATGTACCGCAGGCTGATGCCGCGCCGCTGGTGGAAAATACCTTTAAACCGGCTGGCAAATTCGGCCAATAGGAGGGGCTATGGAGAGTCAACGACCTGGAATCATCCGGCGTTTTTGGCAGTGGTTCAGAAAGCCCAGCCACTTTGCGATTGGCACTGTCCTGACCGTGGGTGTGGTTGCAGGTGTTATCCTGTGGGGCGGGTTTAACACTGCGATGGAGTACAGCAACACGGAAAGCTTCTGTATCGGTTGTCATGAAATGGAGAACAACGTTTACCAAGAGTATGTTGGAACCGTTCACTACAACAACAGCAGCGGTGTCAGGGCAACCTGTCCGGATTGTCACGTACCCAAAGAGTGGGCACCGAAAATGGTGCGAAAGATCCAAGCCTCGAAAGAGCTGTATGCCAAAGCGCTGGGACTTGTCGATACCCCGCAGAAGTTCGAGGATCACCGGTTTGAAATGGCCTCCCGAGAGTGGGACCGGATGAAAGCCAATGATTCTCAGGAGTGTCGTAACTGCCATAACTTTGAATACATGGATTTCAGCACCCAGAAGTCGGTCGCTGCCGGCATCCATAGCCGGGCCATCGAAGACGGCAATACCTGTATTGATTGCCACAAGGGTATTGCCCACCAACTACCGAAAGGTCATAAAATCGAAAGTGCGATTTAACGACGTGTAATTGCGATAAAACGAATCCCCAGTGGAGTGAACCGCTGGGGATTTTTGTATCTTTTGACCTTGAGAACGGCGAATTATCGTTACATAACACGTTCCACTTGAGGCAGTGGGTACGTATTGTTCAGAACCGCTTCTGTTGGTTCGTACAAGCGCATATGAAGGTAAAAATCGTCTTCAGGGGCGGGGAGCCAGTTACATCCATTGTCTTTTGGTTGTTCGTTTTGAATACAAATGGTCAGTGTGCCATCAGGGTTGTATGCCAATTCACCGGGGCGGTTGGTTGAAATAGAGTAGCGGTTTATCTCGTTTTCGACCATGTAGAGATTTTCGGCATCGTACATGGTCAGCGACCAAAATGCTTCTGCTGGCGCGTCAGCTGGCATGGTCATCCGGTATTGGTGAGCGCCAGACAGTTGGTTACCGTCAGCATCGGTATAGCGGTTGGGGTAGAGTGCCCGCTCGGGAACGTTCAGTCCGGCTGCGCGGAGGTTGATGCTGGCACGGCTCAAGTAGTCGTTGCCGTACTGGCCTCCTTCGAACATCATTGACCATCCGTTATTGCTTGTGCCGATGCTGCGACCGGCATAGTGAATGATCTGCTGTGAACTTTGCAGAGCTCGCAGCAAGCCTTTCTTTTGAGTATCAGATAGGTTGTCTGGATCGAACGGCTCATCGCCGCCAATACCGATGTACTTGAATTGTTCCACCATCGCGGCATCTTCTGATAGTGGGTTTTTACGCAGCTCCTGATCGATTAAGGCATACCATTCCAGTCCCTGCGGCTTGGCCATGGGCGGAATCCGGCCAGAGGATTTTTTGAGTTCAACCGGGCCATGGTTAGCGCCAAGCTCAGTTAATGGATAGCTGATAAATTTATCGTGGACTTCCAGCGCCGCCTGGGTGTCCTGCTCACCCGATACCCCGGTTCTTTGGATCAGCCATACCATTGGGGTTCTTGATTCGATAAGCGCATCTATACCCTCTGGTATGTCTCCTTCCCACCCTTGGTTTACCAGCAGGAATTTAGCGCCTCGGACCCCGGCATTATTGCGGTGGATATCGGTAATGGAGTCTGAGTAGGCATCCAGTAACTGGACGATATAGTACCGGGCGTCCGTTCTGGGAATTTCAAGCACCATAGGCCCAGAGAGATCAAGATCATAGTGGGCCTGTGAATATAAGGTATCGTTATTGACGGTCGGTACAATTCTATCTTGTGGCCCAGACAGTACCCGTGTTTTGCCCATCTGGTTGAGCGGGGCCATGGCATTGTCCATCGGTGCATCGACCGAGGTTGACGTCTGGCGTACCGCCGCGACGGTGAGAGGGCCTGCACCGTAAATGAAGGCCTGCACGCCCAAGTTGTAGGCGAGTTCTTCTTCTGCTGAGGGCTGGCTTTCAGCGGCATAAGAGCCGGTGATAGTCATTAGCCCAATCGAGCTACAGACTACGCTGGCCAATAGTGTTTTGTTCATATCAAACCTTATTTATCGTTATTTATTTCCTTGAGGGTAAATGTTTAGCGACTTCGATTGATTAATATCGACTATTAGTCTTTTTGATAATTGGTTGGCCAAGATAGGAATATTAGAAATGCTAATAGAGGCTATTTCTCTTATTTAGCAGGCTTTTATTTATGCTATCTCCGTCCTTTAACGGAGAAACGTTATGAAAACAAATAATAAAAACATGAAAAGTGCGTTAGCGCTTTCCATCGTGGCAGCCTCGTCGTCGCTGGCTTTTCCGGCATTGGCGGATAGCCCCAATATTGTCGCCATCATGGTTGATGATGTTGCGCCGATGGATATTTCGGTTTATCACCGGGGCTTAGGGGCTATTAAGACACCCAATATTGATCGCATTGCCGATAACGGGCTGATGATCAGCGACTATTATGCCCAGAGCAGCTCGACAGCGGGGCGGGCAGCGTTTATCACGGGGCAATACCCCTTCCGCTCAGGACTGACGTCGGTCGGTCAGCCGGGCTCGAAGCTGGGCTTGAAAAAAGAAACGCCAACGCTGGCTGAGCTTCTGAAGCAAAAGGGCTATGCCACTGTTCATGTCGGTAAGTCCCACCTGGGTGACAATAACAGTCATCTTCCGACCGTCCACGGTTTCGATGAGTTCTATGGGTTCTTATATCACCTTAATGTAATGGAGATGCCCGAGCAGCCTGAGTTTCCGAAAGATCCGAACTTTGTCGGTGTACCTCGCAATGTGCTCCATTCAATTGCGAGTAATACATATGATAAAACCGACGATCCCCGCTTCGGTGCGGTCGGCAAACAGGTCATCACCGATAAAGGAGCGCTTGGCAAAGCGCGCATGAAGCAGATTGATGAAGAGTTCCTGAACTTTGCGACTGACTGGCTAGACCGCCATGAAGCCAAAAACGATGACCAGCCATATTTCATGTGGTTTAACCCATCACGTATGCATACGATTACCCATGTCCGAGAAGAGTATGAGGGGGTGAGCCAAACCTCCACTTATTATGACGCGCTAAAAGAGTTGGACGATCAAATCGGAGTTTTGCTCGACAAGCTAGAGTCGTTAGGCGAACTCGACAATACCATCATCATGTTTACCTCTGATAACGGGGTGAATTTAGACCACTGGCCCGACGCCGGGGCCGCCTCGTTCAGAGGCCAGAAGGGGACTACCTGGGATGGTGGATTCCGGGTGCCGATGCTGGTCAGCTGGCCGGATAAATTCCCTCAGGGCCAATATGTTGAAGGCATGATGTCAGCCGAGGATTGGCTGCCAACCCTGATGGCTGCCAGCGGTGAGCCAAATATCAAAGCACAGCTGCTCGCAGGGAAAGTTATCGAGGGCGTTGAGCGGGTTGCGCACATCGACGGCTATAACCAGATGGATATGTTGGCCAATGGCGGCGAAAGCAATCGCCACGAATTCTTTTTCTATAACGAAACCGATCTCAATGCTGTTCGGGTCAACCAGTGGAAGGTCCATTTAAAGACCAAAACAACCTGGACAGAGCCAGCTAAAGAGTGGCCATTCGGGGTGCTGGTCAATATCAAGGCCGATCCGTACGAGCGTACCCCCGATACCCATGGTTGGTACCACTGGATGAAGCAAAAATCGTGGGTATTGCCGGAGTTCTACCAAGCGATAGGCCAATACCAAAAGTCGTTGCAAGAGTACCCGCCGGTCCAAAAAGGCACCGGTATCGGGATGGGTAATGACACCATCAATTAACTCCGGATGACGGCAATGCTCATTAGCGCCGCTGCTTCCATGGCGCTATTGGCAAAACCAATATCCGCTATTACCCCTTTTCTTTCATGTTTTGAATACCCTGTGCCCAGCAGTGTAAGGTTTCCTATGATGAAAAAAATGATGACGAAAACCGTGCTAGCCACCATGCTGGCCTTATCTGGCACCATGGCGGCGATACCCTGTGCCGCCGCAGTCGACAGCACCATTGTTACCACCCAGCAAGCGTTAGACAACGAGGGTTATGTATTGGGGGTCAATGCCTATATGTGGGGCTCGACGCTCGTCCGTATGGAGCAGATTGCCCGCCAGTACAGCGATGTATCGGCCCCTCAGTCTGATACCAGTTACCGTGGTCCGTTGAATGAATTTGGCCATGCCCGTCGCTTGAGTACCCCCGCCGATACGGATATGCCAACTGCCAACCGCGACACCCTCTATTCCAGTGCGGTACTGGATCTTAGCCAGGGGCCTCTGGTGCTGTCGGTGCCTGATGTGACTGACCGCTACTATGTGATCAACATGTTCGATATGTGGCACAACCTGTTCCAGTACGTCGGCACCCGGGAAACCGGGTCGCTGGAGAAAGAGATATTGATTGTGCCGCCGGGCTGGAAGGCCGATGGTGCGATCCCGCGTGAATTGAATATCGTTGAGGCGCCAACTAGCAAAGTATGGCTTTGGGGGCGGACTCAGGTCATGGGCGAAGACGACTACTCTGCTGCCCACGCCATCCAAGATCAATACACCTTAACCCCTTTGACCGAGTACATGGGAGGCGAATCACTTCAACTCCGCCCACTATCGCCACGTCCGGGCAGGGCTGATGATCCATTGCGTTTCTATGTTGAGCTGGGCGAATCTCTAAAAGAGAACCCCGTTGATGAACGCCAGCAAGCGATGCTAGGCCAGCTCAATAAAATAGGTATCAGCGAGCAAGGGTTTGACCGAAGTGGGTTAAGCGACACAATGATTTCGGCCATGGTTAAAGCGGTCGCCGACGGCCAGAAAATGGTGATGGCACAGCAGGCCAACCCAACCACGTTGGAGGTCAAAGATGGCTGGGTCTATGCCTTCAACCTTGATGGTTTTGGTGATGATAACGCCATGCGATCCTTGATTGCGCACCCATATCTAGGCGGGCAAGGAGCCAAAGAAGCGGTCTACCCGATGGCAGCGATGGACACGCAGGGCAAGCCTCTGACGGGCCAGCGCAGCTATACCATGAAATTTGACGGTGAGCCGCCGGTCGATGCCTTTTGGTCCGTCACCGTCTACGATGCCAAGTCTAAGATGTTGGTTGATAACCCGATAAACCGCTATAGCCTGAATAACTTATCGGATCTCAAAAAGTCACCGGATGGCTCATTTGAGATCACTTTCTCCCATCAACAACCATCCGCAGATACCAATTGGTTACCCACCCCAGCAGAAGGGTTTTATGTACTGACACGGCTGTATATCCCATCTAAGTCGGTCTTGAACATGGACTGGACAGTGCCAGGTCTAGAACAGCGTTAACACACCCGCGGGTGCTGAACCTGTCGGTTGGGCATCCGCTATCGGAGTCACAATGAAGTATGTAGTTTACTTGGGCGTATGCCTGACATCGGTGTCGGCATTTGCGCAAGAAGAGGCCGTGCAGGATATGTCCGATCCCCTTGCGGTTTATACGCAGGTCGGCATCGGGGCGACAGATAAAGGACTAAATCTCAAAGTCGGGCAGACCTACGAGACGGGCAGGGATGATACCGCGGCAATGAACATCATAGAGGTAAAAGGTTTCCTCGGGGAAAAGGTGGGTTGGCAGGATGGTAATGATGATAGCGTCGACAGCCTGCGTCTTAGGAACTTTCATGTCAACCTGACCAGTGGGCGCGGAGCCCAGCTGGATGTTAATTATGACATTGCTAGTGAGTCGGGCTCGGCATCGTACAGCTTGATACAGGCATTACCGCAAATGGGGCCCGTGACCGTCTATCCTCTGGTCGGGTTGGGGGCCAGTTTCATTAATGCGGCCAATAGTGAGGGCGAGAAACTGTTTGGCTATGCGCTGCCCG
Proteins encoded:
- the napG gene encoding ferredoxin-type protein NapG, producing the protein MKRSPLKSSQSRRRFLRDAARTAVGVGAAATVLGLQSKQSQADSSGVPIRPPGALPEPEFLQACLRCGLCVQACPYDTLKLASLLSPVASGTPYFTARAIPCEMCEDIPCVAACPSGALDQGLTDIDDARMGTAVLIDHETCLNWLGLRCDVCHRVCPLIDEAITLEPIRNQRTGYHAKFIPTVHSDVCTGCGKCEQACVLDEAAIKVVPTALAKGELGHHYRLGWEEKAKKGESLIPEDLTLPAHKPGNSGGGQ
- the napH gene encoding quinol dehydrogenase ferredoxin subunit NapH, yielding MAKHLAKDAGKAATASLGWWKAHRFLLLRRSCQLLIIALFMIGPALGVLRGNLSASTLFDTVPLTDPLILLQTIAAGHWPELAALLGGVIVVGFYAVLAPRVFCAWVCPLNMVTDLAAWLRRKLGIKLSYRWSSNLRYWLLPVLLLGSAVSGSVLWSWIDPVAALHRGLVFGMGAGWVLILLVFLLDLVLVEHGWCGHLCPLGATYGVIGRKSLVRITATNREACNKCMDCFNVCPEPEVLRQPLKGGDRKVMSQDCISCGRCIDVCSEEVLEFKIRIGANKDEG
- a CDS encoding nitrate reductase cytochrome c-type subunit; protein product: MKGKYVVSALLAAVVSLAAFAEVTSLRGAQEIGDTNTVAPIKPVPKMQDKLALEYVHQPPLIPHSTEMVQINPSNNGCLQCHDVDKYRRTGAPRVSPTHYMDSNNKILSDVAPRRYFCLQCHVPQADAAPLVENTFKPAGKFGQ
- the napC gene encoding cytochrome c-type protein NapC produces the protein MESQRPGIIRRFWQWFRKPSHFAIGTVLTVGVVAGVILWGGFNTAMEYSNTESFCIGCHEMENNVYQEYVGTVHYNNSSGVRATCPDCHVPKEWAPKMVRKIQASKELYAKALGLVDTPQKFEDHRFEMASREWDRMKANDSQECRNCHNFEYMDFSTQKSVAAGIHSRAIEDGNTCIDCHKGIAHQLPKGHKIESAI
- a CDS encoding DUF1214 domain-containing protein, with translation MNKTLLASVVCSSIGLMTITGSYAAESQPSAEEELAYNLGVQAFIYGAGPLTVAAVRQTSTSVDAPMDNAMAPLNQMGKTRVLSGPQDRIVPTVNNDTLYSQAHYDLDLSGPMVLEIPRTDARYYIVQLLDAYSDSITDIHRNNAGVRGAKFLLVNQGWEGDIPEGIDALIESRTPMVWLIQRTGVSGEQDTQAALEVHDKFISYPLTELGANHGPVELKKSSGRIPPMAKPQGLEWYALIDQELRKNPLSEDAAMVEQFKYIGIGGDEPFDPDNLSDTQKKGLLRALQSSQQIIHYAGRSIGTSNNGWSMMFEGGQYGNDYLSRASINLRAAGLNVPERALYPNRYTDADGNQLSGAHQYRMTMPADAPAEAFWSLTMYDAENLYMVENEINRYSISTNRPGELAYNPDGTLTICIQNEQPKDNGCNWLPAPEDDFYLHMRLYEPTEAVLNNTYPLPQVERVM
- a CDS encoding sulfatase-like hydrolase/transferase; protein product: MKTNNKNMKSALALSIVAASSSLAFPALADSPNIVAIMVDDVAPMDISVYHRGLGAIKTPNIDRIADNGLMISDYYAQSSSTAGRAAFITGQYPFRSGLTSVGQPGSKLGLKKETPTLAELLKQKGYATVHVGKSHLGDNNSHLPTVHGFDEFYGFLYHLNVMEMPEQPEFPKDPNFVGVPRNVLHSIASNTYDKTDDPRFGAVGKQVITDKGALGKARMKQIDEEFLNFATDWLDRHEAKNDDQPYFMWFNPSRMHTITHVREEYEGVSQTSTYYDALKELDDQIGVLLDKLESLGELDNTIIMFTSDNGVNLDHWPDAGAASFRGQKGTTWDGGFRVPMLVSWPDKFPQGQYVEGMMSAEDWLPTLMAASGEPNIKAQLLAGKVIEGVERVAHIDGYNQMDMLANGGESNRHEFFFYNETDLNAVRVNQWKVHLKTKTTWTEPAKEWPFGVLVNIKADPYERTPDTHGWYHWMKQKSWVLPEFYQAIGQYQKSLQEYPPVQKGTGIGMGNDTIN
- a CDS encoding DUF1254 domain-containing protein, which gives rise to MMKKMMTKTVLATMLALSGTMAAIPCAAAVDSTIVTTQQALDNEGYVLGVNAYMWGSTLVRMEQIARQYSDVSAPQSDTSYRGPLNEFGHARRLSTPADTDMPTANRDTLYSSAVLDLSQGPLVLSVPDVTDRYYVINMFDMWHNLFQYVGTRETGSLEKEILIVPPGWKADGAIPRELNIVEAPTSKVWLWGRTQVMGEDDYSAAHAIQDQYTLTPLTEYMGGESLQLRPLSPRPGRADDPLRFYVELGESLKENPVDERQQAMLGQLNKIGISEQGFDRSGLSDTMISAMVKAVADGQKMVMAQQANPTTLEVKDGWVYAFNLDGFGDDNAMRSLIAHPYLGGQGAKEAVYPMAAMDTQGKPLTGQRSYTMKFDGEPPVDAFWSVTVYDAKSKMLVDNPINRYSLNNLSDLKKSPDGSFEITFSHQQPSADTNWLPTPAEGFYVLTRLYIPSKSVLNMDWTVPGLEQR